The region aaagacttgtgggttatgaTAAATGAAATCAGAGTGAGGTCTAGTCGTAGTGGGAAATCTCTTCAAATAATGTTTGAGTAGGGTTGTGTGTGCACTTAATGTCGAGGTGGAGCTTCACTCCGGTGCTCGATGCCGAGGTGGATGGTCGTGTGCAGGTTTGGATGAAAGTATTGTGGTCAACAGGGGTCGAAGTCGGTACGATGGCCGTGTGCAAGTCCAGATGAAAGTCTGGTGGTCGACAGGGGCCGATGGCGCCCCTTGGACGTTGTTTCCCTTATTGAAGCCGTCGTCGAAGTTCTTGTTCAAGGTCATCCTAGGTGGAGATCATCAAAAAAAGTTGGTGGTTTTGCTTAGGTTGTCGCCGGGTGGTGTGTGAGTTGTTCGGTTTTTGGCTTGGTTTCCCTTATAAACTGGGTCACTATATATTTTCCCCTATCTATATAAATGCCCATGAACACCATACCCTCTTATGAGGTTCGTAAAAAACTCGGAGGAAGAACCCTCTTTATCAGAGATAGTGAATGGGCCACACGAGCTTGCATAATATTGCCTCAATGTAAAACTTGTAGTGCTTTAATAGGTGGTGCATCGTCCTGCACGATGTGCTTTTTTCTCTCTGATTGTATGAATTTCTTGAGTAATATTTCAACACTACAATTTTTCCGGACAAAAGTATTTCAACACTACAAGGagcggaaaataaaataaaataacctcTAAGTCCTTTCATCTTGCAAGTATGACCCGAAGATTAATAAGAAAAGACAATCGAGTCATGTCACATACTACAATCTCATCTGAGGCTCTGAAGCCACCATCTCGGACCACCGCCTACCCAACTAAGGCAAGGAGAAGAGGACCTCGCCATGGAGGTTGAACAAAGGGCACCAAAGATAACTAATATATTGAACTTTAGCTCCACCGACGGAGGTCTATATAGCGGAACAATAAGTACAATGTGAAAGATCGTgggtgtcgcctagaggggggggtgaataggcgcttttaaaataattacagtttaggcttgaacaaatgcggaataaacctaacggttaatttgtcaagcacaaaacctacaacaactaggctcacctatgtgcaccaacaacttatactaagcaagataaactactaagatatagcaagatatatgacaaaaaaCAATATGACTATcataaagtaaagtgcataagtaaagggctcgggtaagagataaacgatgcacgcggagacgacgatgtatcccgaagttcacacccttgcggatgccaatctccgtttggagcggtgtggaggcacaatgctccccaagaagccactaggggcaccgtaatctcctcacgccctcgcacaatgcaagatgtcgtgattccactaagggacccttgagggcggtcactgaacccgtacaaatggcaacccttgggggcagtcaccgaacccatacactttggcaacccttggggacggtcaccggtacccgtcaaattgttcGGGGTGATcttcacaacctaattggagaccccgacgcttgtctggagctttacaccataatgattgagctccgaacaccaccaaccgtctaggacgCCCAAGCACCCAAAagaaacaagctcaagggtaccaagcacccaagagtaataagcttctcaacttgtaacttccatgtatcaccatggagaactcaaaccgatgcaccaaatgcaagggcaagggcacacggagtgcccaagtccttctctcccaaatcccaccgaagcaactaatgctagggaggaaaatgagaggaagaacaagaaggagaacaccaagaactccaagatctagatccaaggggtcccctcacaaagaggagaaagtgattggtggaaatgtggatctagatctcctctctctttcccccaaaAACTAGTAATAATCCATGGACGGATTGAGagacagcaagctcgaagaaggtcaacaatgggggaagaacacaagctcaaaggataaggtccattggggaagaagactcccttttataggagggggaaaatccaaccgttatgctcacagcccgcacagagcggtactaccgctcctacgagtggtactaccgctagggcggcagAAGCCCAATGAAACAACACTGCAGAGGGGCAACATGGCGGTACTATTGCAGGAGCGATACTACCGCctgcccttgcggtactaccacgcGACCATGGAAGAAAAGAAAAACCGCCGCACCTACAACCGCTGGAGCTAGCTACGAGAAAAAgtcggcgcggtactaccgctcacagggagcggtactaccgcgcaggggcggatgtaaaaaattacatccgcaccTACTACCGCACGAAACAGCGCCAGGACACGAGGCAGcggtgagcagtactaccgcgtagGACGCGGAAGTAAAGAATTACTTCCGCGCCTACTTCCGTGCGCGCCAGCGCTCTGGGCTAGAggcaacggtactaccgctcaccaagagcggtactaccgctggcctgcggtactaccactcccttgagcagtactaccgcacgccaTAGAGGCTTTAGCACTTGGATGCCTTCAAAACGCAGCTAAAGACAACAGACGGATCCAATAAAAACAGAACTGCCATaatttctgcaaatgagctccgaattgagcaaactcaagcttgttggatacaagagaacgagtagcatcaaaacatggtctaacaaaaagaggagagaaacctccaacagagaagaactgaCAGAACCTCGAACATCGAAAACAccatagaagaagcatgtgaacttcgttttcgatgaactcgagcttgtcatcaagatgaccataagctccaaatctcacaaggagaaccaaacaataaccaagaaagatgatgcaaggatgcaatgtttGAGCTCTCAACGAACAATAcggtcaagctactcatcgagagccccccttgatagtacggccatcgatcctataacccggtctcccaactaccaccatgagaccggtaaaatagaaaacttatcaagggcaaacctttgccttgcacatggcccacttgagctagatgatgacgatcttgactccctcaagttggaccacctttcttgactgCGTTgagtcgatgaagactagatgattgctcccccatactccattatgggtgagccactcttcgacacatcttcacaagtccattgacatcaaaatggacggcaagcttcaagcatttgatctcttcgtgatgctccactcaaacttgcacaccgcaacctaaccccacaaagaactctcacgaagaccacggGTTAGTACacaaaagcgtaattgacaatgcttaccataccatgtgaTCACTTGATCCCtatggtacatcttctacgctttgtgtgttgatcaacttgattcactctttgacttagtcttgatcaacctctcacaagaccaatctttaggtaattccttgaatagcaccttggtcgacacaaactctccttgaaaccaacacatgtattccaagaaaatcctatggacaaaaccttcaaataaaactcaaggcaatcgttagtccatagagattgtcatcaattaccaaaaccaaacatgggggcaccgcatgttctttcacaatGCACCTCCAAACAAGCTTCATCACCCGACAAAAACACCACATTCAAGAAAGTATGAGTGATCCCCCTCCCCCCCCTCTCCGGCCCCACGATAGTAAAGGAAGAGGAGAGAAACAAGTCTTCTCAGCCAGATCCAATGCAAGGCTTATTTCACGAGCCCCTAGCGGATCACCCTTCGAGATGCGCCATCCACCATGGAAGACGGGCGGAAGAGGAGCCCTTGCAGCTCTATGACGCCGCTTGTGAGCAGCAGGGTGAAGCTCCAGCTTGGCATTAAGCGCACGCACAGCCCTACCCAGATGCAATTAGAATAGATCATTTCCCACAATTTTTTACCGTAAATAAAAGAAATTTTTACAGTAAATTACTGGTGCGTGGCTTACTGACTACTGTAATACCCACACACAATATTTATTTTAGATGTTTTTAAACTTTTCAACTCAGTTTTGAACTTTTCTGACCCACAAAAAAAAGTTTTGAACTTCTCTAAAATCCTTTTTTTAGACAACTCTAAAATCCTTTCTAAAATCAAGGGAGCAGAGCACAAAATCCACAGTCGCGTTTAACACGGCTGCCATGTGACGGCGCGGTGCGGTGGCCCAACCGCCCACCGCGACCGAGGCCCAAGCAGCTCACTCGCACCCACACCAACCCCCTACCGCGCATCCGGTCGAACACCTCGGccgcacccaccaccaccacccacctccGACGTGCACACGCGCCGCACTCCCCTCTATATATCCGCACGCCTCCAATCGCCACCACTCGCCGcccacctccccctctccactccccCCTCCGCCGACGCCCCACCACTCCCCCCTCCGCCGACGCCCCACCACTCCCCCCttccccctccgccgccgccgccgacgcaatGGACTCCGTCGCGTCGTGGGGGCTGACCCCGCTGGCGGACGCCGACCCGGACGTCTTCGACCTCATCGAGCGGGAGAAGCGGCGCCAGCGGAGCGGGATCGAGCTCATCGCCTCCGAGAACTTCACCTCCTTCGCCGTCATCGAGGCGCTCGGCTCGGCCCTCACCAACAAGTACTCCGAGGGCATGCCGGGGGCCCGCTACTACGGCGGCAACGACGTCATCGACGAGATCGAGAACCTCTGCCGCGACCGCGCCCTCGCCGCCTTCCGCCTCGACGCCGCCTCCTGGGGCGTCAACGTGCAGCCCTACTCCGGCTCGCCCGCAAACTTCGCCGCATACACCGCGCTCCTCAACCCGCACGACCGGATCATGGGGCTCGACCTCCCCTCAGGCGGACACCTCACCCACGGCTACTACACCGCCGGGGGGAAAAAGATCTCCGCCACCTCCATCTACTTCGAGAGTCTGCCCTACAAGGTCAGCGCCGCCAACGGCTACATCGACTACGACAAGCTCGAGGAGAAGGCAATGGACTTCCGCCCCAAGCTCATCATCTGCGGAGGCAGCGCCTACCCCAGGGACTGGGACTACGCCAGGCTCAGGGCCGTCGCCGACAAGGTCGGGGCCATGCTCCTCTGCGACATGGCGCACATCAGCGGACTGGTCGCCGCGCAGGTATAATCACCACAAACTCACCTCGACTTGTTACATTCAGAAATTGGATCTTCGCTTTAGGATTCCTCTTTTATGGATGCGATCTGGTTGTTGGGATCTTAGTAGTAGGTACCTGGTTGTTGAGCTTTGTAGTTGTATATGATTGTCTTTTAGCTGTGTGCATCTATTAGATCTGTGCATGTTTCATAAGTGGTTGGTGCTTGGTTGTTCTGAACTGGAAAACACTCTGTTTACCTGGAATGTTGCTATTAGATCTGTGCATATTTTATAAGTGAGTAGCACTTTGGTATTCGTTGCATACATGTGTATTAAAACGTTGCGTAGTAATTTCAgacaaatacaagattgaagaattaaCAAAATTTCAgacaaatacaagattgaagaattaaCAACAGTTTTTTTTTCCCTGATAGCACATGCAACAATCTGGAGTTCATACTTCAGTGAAATTGTTTGTTGtaaatagtagtagtagtaataataATTGTTAATCTTTGTTTCAGCGTAAATACTTGAGAACATTGTTTGGAAATAATCAATTGTGTTTTTGCACTGATTAACCTATGGAATGACTGCTCTTATACTACCCTTTCATCAAGCATATGACAAGCAGTCTTGAGTCCTGACTTGGCATATGGCACAGTATAAATATAATGTGCTAGTTGCCTCAATTGCATACACATTTTTCATACATTGAGCGCTCAGCTGTCTGTTAGGGTGACTGATGTGCATATTCCTTCTGTACTGTATTTAGTCAGAGGAACCACTTGTTTGACTGTATTTTTCTCATGTTCTTCTGAACTCTGCTTTCCTGTAAGTGAAGAAAATACTTAGTATAGTCATGAAAAATGCATATAGTGTACCATGGAATTGAAAAGGATGTCCTATTAATTTTTATAAAATCCTGGTCATCTTCCTTTAGGTGTTTCAGTTATACCGCAATAGGTTGAAGATTAATGAGTGTATGAATGTTGATGTAATCCTACAGTTTCTAAGATGCTTTACTGTTTCCTTTCTTTTATGTAGGAAGCTGCAAATCCTTTTGAGTTCTGTGATGTGGTTACCACTACAACACACAAGTCTCTCCGGGGACCGAGGGCTGGTATGATCTTCTACAGGAAAGGCCCTAAGCCTGCGAAGAAGGGCCAGCCTGAGGGTGCTGTGTATGACTATGAGGACAAGATCAACTTTGCGGTGTTCCCATCGCTCCAGGGCGGTCCGCACAACCACCAGATTGCTGCCCTTGCAGTTGCCCTGAAGCAAACTTTGACTCCTGGATTCAAGGCCTACGCAAAGCAGGTCAAGGCCAACGCTGTTGCCGTTGGAAAATATCTCATGAGCAAGGGTTACAAGATGGTGACTGATGGAACTGACAACCATCTTGTTCTATGGGATCTCCGCCCTCTTGGCTTGACTGGTAAGCCAGTTTATTTGTGTGAGTTGATTTTCTAGCAGTCCTATTATCACTTGTTCTAATAATAGCTTATTTCTGCAGGAAACAAGGTTGAAAAGATGTGTGACCTTTGTAGCATTACATTGAACAAGAATGCCGTCTTCGGTGACAGCAGTGCATTGTCCCCGGGTGGTGTCCGCATTGGTAAGGATCACTCCGTTTGCTTTAATGATTTAATTACATCTGCTGGTACTGCAAGCCTGAAAAAAATTATTATTACCTCCATCCGAAATAGATGAGTTTCTAGAATGTGTGCAGTCAAACTTCTCATTCATTAGATTGGAAATATGGAAATATTTCCATATTCGCAATTTGTAGTTAATGAATGGAGGCTGTACTGTTTACTTCATTTTCATGTTGCATACATTTCAATGTGAGCAATCAGGGTCGTTGTGACTTGTTATTCACCACTGTTGACATGATAATTTTTCTCTGAAATAAAACAAGTACATGGTGCGAACTAAATTACTATGACACTTTATGAGTGAGAATCGTCAATAATCTGAGAGATTTGTCTGTGATTGTTTTCAGGTGCTCCGGCGATGACTTCCAGGGGTCTGGTCGAGAAGGACTTTGAGCAGATCGCTGAGTTCCTCCACCAGGCTGTGACCATCTGCCTGAACATCCAGAAGGAGCACGGCAAGCTGCTCAAGGACTTCTCCAAGGGCCTGGTGAACAACAAGGACATCGAGAACCTCAAGGTCGAGGTCGAGAAGTTTGCCCTCTCCTTTGACATGCCTGGCTTCTCGCTCGAGAGCATGAAGTACAAGGAGTAGGATGATGATACATATGGTGTGGTTGTCTCCGCTAATCATCCATAGGCCTCGCTCTTCTAAGCCTTATTGGCCGCCGCGCGACGCCGCCTTGTGCTTGTACGAGATTTGTCTGCTCGCCCTGGAGCCCTGGATAGTTTCATGAACGCCCCCCGCCTCATGTGTTTTGTTTGCCATCCACATTCCATCATATTTCTTTGTAGGAACTGTTCGCTTGGAGTCATTGAATGTTGAGTATTTGCAATAATCTTCCATATTATTTCTTTGTACGCTCTGCATATGGGAAAAATATACTGTATGTGTTACTttcttttttttgagagagaactgtGGTGCTACGTAGTCTGATCAATCAACTCAACGTTTCCAAAAGAATCACTTCGAGATTGTAGTGTAATCTGGGCATACTCTAGGAATTCAGTTTTAAAATATGGAGCATGTATATAGAGAAAGAAAAGAAGACAGTCAGCAGTTATTCTCTCTCTCATCCAGAAACAAGAATCCAAGCCAGatcaaaaacaaaaagaaaaagaaaaaagaaacaagaaTCCACTACAAGCGCTCTCAGCGATTTGGGATTTGGGCTTTCTGGCCCGTTGGATCGTTTTGCTTGATGCGATTTGGGTTGTCAGATCGAGCCCTGGACAACCTCGCCTGTCGGATCGAGGTGGGGCGTGCCACCCGCGTAAATAGCCTGCCCCGTCGGGGGCATTTTTGTCATTTCACTTTGTTGGGAAAATATCCAATATCTCTCCCCCGCACTCGCACGtcccacctcctccccctctctCGATCTCCTTTGCGAACCCTAGCCCCACGCTCGCACGCTCCCtgtcgcgccgccgcctccgcctctgctCGCCGTCGGGCCGTTTCCTTCTTCCCCGAGGGCGGCGAGCCGGAGCTGCCCCTGCGCGTTGTCGACCACCTCCTCGCTGGCTGGACGCCGTCGACTACGAAGCCGGTCTTCTCTAAGTGCGTGCCGCCGTATGGGTCGCCGAGAcgccgaggccgaggtggagctccagACCATCGAGGCCATGTACGCCGCTGAGTCCACCAGGCACCGCCACCTCCCCGACTGGTCCAAGACACCAGCCCCCGCCCCCGTTCGCCCACGGCCCAACCCAGTCCCCGCGGCTGCGTGTGCCTCCTCGCCGTCGTGGGTCCTCTCGCCCCCCACTTGCCAAGGTGCGGCTCCCCCTCTTTTGCCTCTCATGTTCTACTCCAAAATGCTTCTTTTGTCTATCTTGAAGCTTCAGTGATGCTGCCAAATTTAGTCTATCTTGAAGCTTGGGAACATTCAAATTTAGTCTAACTTTTGAGTAGCAAGTTccctgatttttttttttgaagctTCAGTTTTGCATCTCAAGTCTGATCGAAATGCACAAGACATTCAAATCACTGAATGAATGCCTAAAAAGAGGAAAAAGGCAGCAAGGAGGGAGAGGATATTTTTGTATCTCAGGTCTGAATGAGATGCACATTATAATGTCAATATGTCATCAGATTAATTGGTTTCTTGGGGGTCctaatgagttttatgagaaaaactagcttaaaTGGCAGCAAGTTTTGAATACAGTGTATGTTCTATAGCTTCTTTAACAAGATCACCGAATACAGTTTTTTGGGGTCCTTGTATTGTTTATCATGTTTATCACTGCAAGTTCATGATCCAATAGTTAAGAGTAAGTCTAAGATCATTTGGTCACAGAAATTTGATCTTGACTGAACATCAACTTGACAGATCAAAACCTGGCAGAAATTGACAGGTTCTGAGCATCAACTTGACTGAACAAAGATCTTGATTGAAAGAACTTGTGCTTGGTCCTATGCATCTACAGTTTTGTTAATAGATCTTTTTTGTATCTTTCATTCTGTCTTGATCTTGACTGAGTAAATTTTCAGTGTGAGTACCAGCTACTCACCCATGTTCTTCTCTATAATCAAGTGTTCCCGGGGAAGCCTAGTAATGGCCAATTCATCTCAAAATAATGCAAACCCTTGCAAACTGCTCAGGTAGCTATTGCTCCTAATCAAATGACAATTTATCCTTTGAACTTGTTCACAAATGCAACTCTGGTCGCTGGCTTCTACATATGGACCATGTGGAGTACTCTGTATATTCAACATAGTGATTTTCTTTTGCTTATTTGATTTTTGGATTAATTTGTATATTCAACATATATTGTGGAAATCTTGAATTTTATTGAAACCTCTATACTTGCTTGAACTGATGTTCAGGAAGTAGCTGAGCACACCTATGTCATCGGTTGTAAATAGCTGGACTAAAGGATCTATGCACATATCTGCACCCCAAGTGCAGGTTTATTGCTGGAGTGTGGAATAGTTTGAGCACGACAGTCAAGGTAAAATGACAAAACTGCATGTTACACAAATCTTCTATGATTACACAAAACTGCATGTACACACCAACCCTGCTGTGCCTATTCTTTACAAGTGCTAATTAACAGTAACCGAATAAACTAACAGTAACAGATTCGGTACTGGTTGTCAAAATGTGTTGCCGTGTTGTCATTGTCAGAACTGAAATGAAATGTGCTCGAACTGGTCAAGCACATGATTCAAAATGTGTTGAAATGATTAAAATGTGTTGAATCATGGCCATGTTCAAAATGTGCTTGGTCAAGCAGTCTAAACATATGGCTGAATATGCACTACTCCTCGAACTGGAATGAAATGGTCATGGCCATGATTCATTCGGTCTAAGTAGCAGTTCAACATTACTATTTCTTAATAATGAATACTCTCCTTCTGTTAACATTGTTTTTGTATCTTTCGTGAAACGCATGTTCCTGGCTTTAGCACTATTCTTAGAACAATGATTTAGCTaattgatgatgatgatttccagtTGATTGTAAGGACCGCACATTTCTGATTCTGGAAAAAGTGAACACTAATGCTTATGTGCATTATGATCtcaacttatttatttatttattgtctgatTATTTTAGAGGCTTTATGGACACTAATTTATGTAACTCACTAATAATGCAATGAACAAATCTGTAGATCACTTAACTGAACGCCAAAGAAGTGTTTTCTTTTGTTGTTTCTCATGACACACAACTTCTTGGTTGTCTGCAGATGCAGGATATAGAATCAAACTCATTTCTTTATTGCAGACCTTTTTGGGCGTTTCTCGGAAAATTATACGACTCTTCATTAGGGTCATGATGAATGCCTGCTTTTCAAGTTTTCATGTGGATCTGCTACTGATCAGGGTCTGGTGAAAGGCAAGGACAAATGGCTTGTTTTGTCCAGTCCATGGTGGGCAAGGTCTTTGTCTCTGGGTTGCGAGAATATCTTTGACCGTCCATAATCTCTGGTCAGCTGCATACATCATATTCTTATAATATCATATGTGATTTCCAGTGGTGTTGTGTAAAAAGACTGCTTGTTATAGCTTCAGTTTGGCCTGGTTCAGTTTGGTTGCTCATGTTCATGTGTGTCTTCACCTCAGAAAAATTAGAAGGAAATCAAATTATCTTTTGGCCCGCTTCTCATTTTTATTTATATTACAATTGTTATTACTTGTGATAATAATAGTTTTAGTTTATAAAAATTATCAATATTGGTAAGTGACACTAAATTAATGTCTCTCTTTGCTTTGCTACCTCTCTTCGAATTTAGGAGGAACTAGATAATATTTGTctgattgatttt is a window of Triticum dicoccoides isolate Atlit2015 ecotype Zavitan chromosome 2B, WEW_v2.0, whole genome shotgun sequence DNA encoding:
- the LOC119365935 gene encoding serine hydroxymethyltransferase 4; its protein translation is MDSVASWGLTPLADADPDVFDLIEREKRRQRSGIELIASENFTSFAVIEALGSALTNKYSEGMPGARYYGGNDVIDEIENLCRDRALAAFRLDAASWGVNVQPYSGSPANFAAYTALLNPHDRIMGLDLPSGGHLTHGYYTAGGKKISATSIYFESLPYKVSAANGYIDYDKLEEKAMDFRPKLIICGGSAYPRDWDYARLRAVADKVGAMLLCDMAHISGLVAAQEAANPFEFCDVVTTTTHKSLRGPRAGMIFYRKGPKPAKKGQPEGAVYDYEDKINFAVFPSLQGGPHNHQIAALAVALKQTLTPGFKAYAKQVKANAVAVGKYLMSKGYKMVTDGTDNHLVLWDLRPLGLTGNKVEKMCDLCSITLNKNAVFGDSSALSPGGVRIGAPAMTSRGLVEKDFEQIAEFLHQAVTICLNIQKEHGKLLKDFSKGLVNNKDIENLKVEVEKFALSFDMPGFSLESMKYKE